A genomic region of Candidatus Cloacimonas sp. contains the following coding sequences:
- a CDS encoding Ig-like domain-containing protein: MNFSKTLVRLFYLLIILFLISSCGNKRSPTGGPQDLDKPVILESSPAEYGDISSGIIEISFSKPMDRNTLANSIYIYPPVQNKKITLDGANLKLQLKEPLQLHTNYFVTLTKRLKDLRGNTLEKNQTLIFRNGNLATNRIAGTIDYEESTDKGLPLELTLLSSDSLLVLSGVLQGGAYAIDNLNPQKHILRAYIDKNQNGRYDFGLEPYFEGITSGSAVSTLNLSMAYSDSTIAKITRVNRLSNRELQVIFSEEIKGYSEVTLQALEKPLPIAYQLIEGNKVSLLTAKMDSTEYTLTFTGVKDKKDNLSPKLEIKFKAQTAADTLAPVVTFTQPRNGASVNTLLPVLEIHFNEIIPKANIQAKLLCNNQEIPLKHLSETGRIHRFQPQKELENYKSHILLITSATTDFSGNHLNNNYELQFLPLLRKF, from the coding sequence ATGAACTTTAGTAAAACTTTAGTCCGCCTGTTCTATCTGCTAATTATATTATTCTTAATTAGCAGTTGTGGCAATAAACGCAGTCCTACCGGAGGTCCGCAAGACCTTGATAAACCTGTGATTCTGGAAAGTTCTCCTGCCGAATACGGTGATATTTCTTCCGGAATAATTGAGATTTCCTTTTCTAAACCAATGGATAGGAATACCTTAGCTAATTCTATCTACATCTATCCACCGGTGCAAAATAAGAAAATAACTCTGGATGGAGCTAATCTTAAGCTCCAGCTTAAGGAACCGTTACAGCTACATACTAATTATTTTGTAACCCTCACTAAACGCCTTAAGGACTTGCGTGGCAATACCTTGGAAAAAAACCAAACGCTTATCTTTCGTAATGGCAATCTTGCTACCAATCGCATTGCCGGAACAATTGACTATGAAGAATCCACCGATAAGGGCTTGCCATTAGAGCTAACTCTTTTATCTTCAGATTCTTTACTCGTTTTAAGCGGAGTTCTTCAAGGCGGAGCTTATGCTATTGACAATCTGAATCCCCAAAAGCATATCCTGCGTGCATATATAGATAAAAATCAAAACGGTCGCTATGATTTCGGTTTAGAACCCTATTTTGAAGGTATTACCTCCGGTTCAGCCGTCTCAACCTTAAATTTATCAATGGCTTATAGCGATTCTACAATAGCTAAAATTACAAGAGTTAACCGGCTTAGCAATCGTGAACTGCAAGTTATCTTCAGTGAAGAAATTAAGGGTTATTCGGAAGTGACCTTGCAAGCCCTGGAAAAACCTTTGCCAATTGCGTATCAATTGATTGAGGGCAATAAAGTTAGCTTGTTAACAGCCAAAATGGACAGCACCGAATATACACTTACTTTTACAGGTGTGAAAGATAAAAAAGATAACCTCAGCCCTAAACTGGAAATTAAATTCAAAGCTCAAACTGCAGCCGATACCCTCGCTCCTGTCGTTACTTTCACCCAACCTCGTAACGGTGCGTCGGTAAATACTTTGCTGCCTGTTCTGGAAATCCATTTTAACGAAATAATTCCAAAAGCCAATATCCAGGCAAAATTGCTCTGCAACAATCAGGAAATTCCCCTGAAGCATTTATCCGAAACAGGACGAATCCATCGCTTTCAGCCCCAAAAAGAACTGGAGAACTACAAAAGCCATATATTGCTTATTACTTCTGCAACTACCGATTTTAGCGGTAACCACTTGAATAACAACTATGAATTGCAATTTCTGCCCTTACTGAGAAAGTTTTGA